The proteins below are encoded in one region of Aeromonas jandaei:
- a CDS encoding alpha-amylase family protein, whose protein sequence is MKHTAGMLAIAGTLIAPLAHADVILHAFNWKYSEVTAKADLIKSAGYKQVLISPPLKSSGNEWWARYQPQDLRLVDSPLGNKQDLEQLIAAMKARGIAVYADVVLNHMANESWKRSDLNYPGNELLQSYASNPGYFERQKLFGDLGQNFLSGQDFHPEGCITDWNNPGHVQYWRLCGGPGDKGLPDLDPNNWVVSQQQAYLQALKGMGIKGFRVDAVKHMSDYQINAIFTPEIKQGMHVFGEVITTGGAGNSDYENFLKPYLDSSGQGAYDFPLFASLRGAFSYGGSMNLLADPSAYGQALPGSRAVTFAVTHDIPTNDGFRYQILNQTDESLAYAYLLGRDGGSPLVYSDHGETRDKDGLRWQDYYLRADLKGMIRFHNAVQGQPMQLIGSDNCFVLFKRGKQGLVGINKCGQEQEYWLDTAKYEMNWYRNYRDVLDQNAVVKVQSQWVRLAIPARSARMWLQE, encoded by the coding sequence CAGCGGGAATGCTGGCGATCGCAGGTACGCTGATCGCCCCCTTGGCGCACGCCGATGTCATACTGCACGCCTTCAACTGGAAGTACAGTGAAGTGACTGCCAAAGCTGATCTCATCAAGAGTGCCGGCTATAAACAGGTGCTCATCTCACCGCCACTGAAGTCTTCGGGCAACGAGTGGTGGGCCCGTTACCAACCCCAGGATCTGCGCCTTGTCGACTCCCCCCTTGGCAACAAGCAGGATCTCGAGCAGCTGATCGCCGCCATGAAGGCGCGGGGCATCGCCGTCTACGCCGATGTGGTGCTCAACCACATGGCCAACGAAAGCTGGAAGCGCAGCGATCTCAACTATCCCGGCAACGAGCTGCTGCAGAGCTACGCCAGCAACCCCGGCTACTTCGAGCGGCAGAAACTGTTTGGCGATCTGGGGCAAAACTTCCTCTCCGGTCAGGATTTTCATCCGGAAGGGTGCATCACCGACTGGAACAATCCGGGCCATGTCCAGTACTGGCGGCTGTGCGGCGGACCCGGTGACAAGGGCTTGCCGGATCTTGACCCCAACAACTGGGTGGTGAGCCAACAGCAGGCCTACCTGCAGGCACTCAAGGGGATGGGGATCAAAGGCTTTCGGGTCGATGCGGTCAAGCACATGAGTGATTACCAGATCAACGCCATCTTCACTCCCGAAATCAAACAGGGGATGCACGTCTTTGGCGAGGTGATCACCACGGGGGGCGCCGGCAACAGCGACTATGAAAACTTCCTCAAGCCCTACCTCGACAGTAGCGGTCAGGGCGCCTACGACTTCCCGCTCTTTGCTTCCCTGCGCGGCGCCTTCAGTTACGGTGGCAGCATGAACCTGCTGGCCGATCCGAGTGCTTATGGTCAGGCACTGCCTGGCAGCCGTGCGGTCACCTTCGCGGTCACCCACGACATCCCCACCAATGACGGCTTCCGCTACCAGATCCTGAACCAGACAGACGAGTCGCTGGCCTATGCCTACCTGCTCGGGCGCGATGGTGGCTCGCCACTGGTCTACTCCGATCATGGCGAAACCCGAGACAAGGATGGCTTGCGCTGGCAGGACTACTACCTGCGCGCCGATCTCAAGGGGATGATCCGCTTCCACAATGCGGTTCAGGGCCAACCGATGCAGCTGATCGGCAGCGACAACTGTTTCGTACTGTTCAAACGCGGCAAACAGGGGCTGGTTGGTATCAACAAATGCGGGCAGGAGCAGGAGTACTGGCTCGATACCGCCAAGTACGAGATGAACTGGTATCGCAACTACCGGGATGTGCTCGATCAGAATGCGGTGGTCAAGGTGCAGAGCCAGTGGGTACGGCTGGCGATCCCTGCTCGCAGCGCCAGAATGTGGCTGCAGGAGTAA
- the ubiG gene encoding bifunctional 2-polyprenyl-6-hydroxyphenol methylase/3-demethylubiquinol 3-O-methyltransferase UbiG: MNSDANVDLTEIAKFEAIASRWWDMEGEFKPLHQINPVRLDWITNKSGGLFGKRVLDIGCGGGILAESMARRGAQVTGIDMGKEPLGVARLHALEQGVELEYRQITAEAHAEEAPGQYDVVTCMEMLEHVPDPASVLRAIATLVRPGGRVFVSTINRNPKSYLMMILGAEYLMKMVPKGTHDHKKFIMPAELCRMGEAAGLLVRDMSGVHYAPLSNSFRLGRNVDVNYMVEFIRPEHG; encoded by the coding sequence ATGAACAGTGACGCCAATGTCGACCTGACCGAAATCGCCAAATTTGAAGCCATCGCCTCTCGCTGGTGGGACATGGAGGGCGAGTTCAAGCCCCTGCACCAGATCAATCCGGTGCGCCTTGACTGGATAACCAACAAGAGCGGCGGCCTGTTTGGCAAGCGCGTGCTCGACATCGGCTGCGGCGGCGGCATCCTCGCCGAGAGCATGGCGCGCCGCGGGGCACAGGTGACCGGTATCGACATGGGTAAGGAGCCCCTTGGCGTCGCCCGCCTGCACGCCCTGGAGCAGGGGGTCGAGCTCGAGTACCGCCAGATCACTGCCGAAGCACACGCTGAAGAAGCACCTGGCCAGTATGACGTGGTCACCTGCATGGAGATGCTCGAGCACGTACCTGATCCTGCCTCGGTACTGCGCGCCATCGCGACCCTGGTACGCCCGGGTGGCCGGGTGTTCGTCTCCACCATCAATCGCAATCCCAAATCCTATCTGATGATGATACTCGGCGCCGAGTACCTGATGAAGATGGTGCCCAAGGGGACTCACGACCATAAAAAGTTCATCATGCCCGCCGAACTGTGTCGCATGGGTGAAGCCGCAGGCCTGTTGGTGCGCGACATGAGCGGCGTCCACTATGCGCCACTCTCCAACAGCTTCCGGCTCGGTCGCAACGTCGACGTCAACTATATGGTGGAGTTCATCCGCCCGGAGCACGGCTGA
- a CDS encoding HAD family hydrolase — MSTSHPQPLGCVLFDLDGTLLDTAPDLGAAVNHVLISEGFAPLSDEIIRQTTSHGALGLLRAGLGDDLLEELGATRLRNALLDYYAANLCVGTRPYEGMVDLIEWLDEKQLPWGIVTNKPAFLTEPLLAALPALASCGVTVSADTLPVRKPDPAPMYFACEKLGVEASHCLYVGDHVRDIEAGRNAGMRTAVAGWGYLNDNENPAEWGADLHFDTVQALHHWLRYELG, encoded by the coding sequence ATGAGTACCTCACACCCGCAGCCCCTTGGCTGCGTGCTGTTCGATCTGGACGGCACCCTGCTCGACACGGCGCCGGATCTGGGCGCCGCCGTCAATCACGTGCTGATAAGCGAAGGCTTTGCGCCGCTTTCTGACGAGATCATCCGCCAGACCACCTCCCACGGCGCCCTCGGGCTGCTCAGGGCGGGGCTCGGCGATGATCTGCTGGAAGAGCTGGGTGCCACCCGCCTGCGCAATGCCCTGCTCGACTACTACGCAGCCAATCTCTGCGTTGGCACCCGCCCCTATGAGGGGATGGTGGATCTAATCGAGTGGCTCGACGAGAAGCAGCTGCCCTGGGGCATCGTCACCAACAAGCCGGCCTTTCTCACCGAGCCGCTGCTGGCGGCGCTGCCAGCGCTCGCCAGCTGCGGCGTCACCGTCAGCGCCGATACCCTGCCGGTTCGCAAGCCCGACCCTGCCCCCATGTATTTTGCCTGCGAGAAGCTGGGGGTCGAAGCGAGCCACTGCCTCTATGTGGGGGATCATGTGCGCGACATCGAAGCGGGCCGCAACGCCGGCATGCGCACTGCGGTTGCTGGCTGGGGCTATCTCAACGATAACGAGAATCCCGCAGAGTGGGGCGCCGACCTGCACTTTGATACCGTGCAGGCGCTGCATCACTGGCTGCGCTACGAGCTGGGCTGA
- the gyrA gene encoding DNA topoisomerase (ATP-hydrolyzing) subunit A — translation MSDLAREITPVNIEEELKSSYLDYAMSVIVGRALPDVRDGLKPVHRRVLYAMNELGNDWNKPYKKSARVVGDVIGKYHPHGDSAVYDTIVRMAQDFSMRYMLVDGQGNFGSVDGDSAAAMRYTEVRMARISHELLADLDKETVDWVPNYDGTEMIPAVMPTKVPNLLVNGSSGIAVGMATNIPPHNLTEIVNGCLALIENGDLTIDELMTYITGPDFPTGGIINGRSGIVQAYRTGRGSIYVRAKAEVEVDEKTSRETIIVHEIPYQVNKARLIEKIAELVKDKKIEGISALRDESDKDGMRIVIEIKRGESGEIVLNNLYKHTQMQTTFGINMVALDNNQPKVMNLKEILDAFLLHRREVVTRRTVFELRKARDRAHILEGLAVALANIDPVIELIRHSATPADAKAGLVAKGWELGNVAAMLEKAGDDAARPEWLEPEFGIRDGYYYLTEQQAQAILDLRLHKLTGLEHEKILEEYQELLDLIAELLHILASPVRLMEVIRDELLAVRDQYGDERRTEISMSSAEINIEDLITPEDVVVTLSHQGYVKYQPLSDYEAQRRGGKGKSATRIKEEDFVERLLVANTHDTILCFSTRGKVYWLKVYQLPEASRGARGRPIINLLPLEEGERITAILPVKEYDAEKYVFFATANGTVKKTSLSDFSRPLSSGIRAINLKEGDELIGVDITDGSNEIMLFSDAGKVVRFNEGSGRADADASDEVETDDDAGNDDDGSDNGEGTESKGTFKGVRPMGRTAAGVRGIKLAAGDKVVSLIVPRGEGAILTATENGYGKRTALDEYPTKSRGTQGVISIKVDDRNGKVIDAIQVEETDQIMLITNGGTLVRTRVAEVSIIGRNTGGVRLIRTGEDETVVGLQRIAESDEDENDAVVAEGEVSEGTDSAADAAGSVDGEAGDE, via the coding sequence ATGAGCGATCTGGCCAGAGAGATCACGCCGGTCAACATCGAAGAAGAGCTCAAGAGTTCCTATCTTGATTACGCCATGAGCGTGATCGTAGGACGAGCTCTGCCGGATGTGCGTGATGGCTTGAAACCGGTTCACCGCCGCGTTCTGTATGCAATGAACGAGCTGGGGAACGACTGGAACAAGCCCTATAAAAAATCGGCCCGTGTGGTCGGTGACGTAATCGGTAAATATCACCCGCACGGCGATAGCGCTGTGTATGACACCATCGTCCGGATGGCGCAGGATTTCTCCATGCGCTACATGCTGGTCGATGGTCAGGGCAACTTCGGTTCGGTCGATGGCGACAGCGCCGCGGCCATGCGTTACACCGAAGTGCGGATGGCACGCATCTCCCACGAGCTGCTGGCCGATCTGGACAAAGAGACCGTGGACTGGGTGCCGAACTATGACGGCACCGAGATGATCCCGGCTGTCATGCCCACCAAGGTTCCCAATCTGCTGGTCAACGGCTCCTCCGGTATTGCGGTGGGCATGGCGACCAACATTCCGCCTCACAACCTCACCGAGATTGTCAACGGCTGCCTGGCGCTGATCGAAAACGGCGACCTCACCATTGACGAGCTGATGACCTACATCACCGGCCCGGATTTCCCCACTGGTGGCATTATCAACGGTCGTTCCGGTATCGTGCAGGCGTACCGTACCGGTCGTGGCTCCATCTATGTGCGGGCCAAGGCTGAAGTGGAAGTGGACGAGAAGACCAGTCGCGAGACCATCATCGTTCACGAAATTCCCTATCAGGTGAACAAGGCGCGTCTGATCGAGAAGATCGCCGAGCTGGTCAAAGACAAAAAGATCGAGGGCATCAGTGCCCTGCGCGACGAGTCCGACAAGGACGGTATGCGCATCGTTATCGAGATCAAGCGTGGCGAGTCCGGCGAGATTGTGCTGAACAATCTCTACAAGCACACCCAGATGCAGACCACGTTCGGCATCAACATGGTGGCGCTCGATAACAACCAACCCAAGGTGATGAACCTTAAAGAGATCCTGGATGCGTTCCTGCTGCACCGCCGCGAAGTGGTGACCCGCCGGACCGTGTTCGAACTGCGCAAGGCGCGGGATCGGGCGCACATCCTTGAAGGTCTGGCGGTTGCGCTGGCCAACATCGACCCGGTTATCGAACTGATCCGTCACAGTGCCACCCCGGCTGACGCGAAAGCGGGCCTGGTTGCCAAGGGCTGGGAGCTCGGCAACGTCGCTGCCATGCTGGAAAAAGCCGGTGACGATGCGGCGCGCCCCGAGTGGCTGGAGCCCGAGTTTGGCATTCGCGACGGTTACTACTACCTGACCGAGCAGCAGGCACAGGCCATCCTTGACCTGCGTCTGCACAAGCTGACCGGCCTTGAGCACGAAAAGATCCTGGAAGAGTATCAGGAGCTGCTGGATCTCATCGCCGAGCTGCTGCACATCCTGGCGAGCCCGGTTCGTCTGATGGAAGTGATCCGCGATGAGCTGCTGGCCGTGCGCGACCAGTATGGCGACGAGCGTCGTACCGAAATCAGCATGTCCAGTGCCGAGATCAACATCGAAGACCTGATCACTCCGGAAGACGTGGTGGTGACTCTGTCCCACCAGGGTTACGTGAAGTATCAGCCGCTCTCCGATTACGAAGCTCAGCGCCGTGGCGGCAAAGGCAAGTCCGCGACCCGGATCAAGGAAGAGGACTTCGTTGAGCGTCTGCTGGTGGCCAACACCCACGACACCATTCTGTGCTTCTCTACCCGCGGCAAGGTCTACTGGCTCAAGGTTTATCAGCTGCCGGAAGCGTCCCGTGGCGCCCGTGGTCGTCCCATCATCAACCTGCTGCCGCTGGAAGAGGGTGAGCGCATCACCGCCATTCTGCCGGTCAAGGAGTATGATGCCGAGAAGTACGTCTTCTTCGCGACCGCCAACGGTACCGTGAAGAAGACCAGCCTCTCCGACTTCAGCCGTCCGCTCTCCTCCGGTATCCGTGCCATCAACCTCAAAGAGGGTGATGAGCTGATCGGGGTGGATATCACCGACGGCAGCAACGAGATCATGCTCTTCTCCGATGCGGGCAAGGTTGTTCGCTTCAATGAGGGCAGCGGTCGCGCCGATGCGGATGCCAGCGATGAGGTCGAAACCGACGACGATGCCGGCAACGACGATGATGGCAGCGATAACGGCGAAGGCACTGAAAGCAAGGGTACCTTCAAGGGCGTGCGTCCGATGGGCCGTACCGCCGCCGGTGTCCGTGGTATCAAGCTGGCTGCTGGCGACAAGGTGGTTTCCCTTATCGTTCCGCGCGGCGAAGGTGCCATCCTCACCGCTACCGAGAACGGTTACGGCAAGCGTACCGCACTCGATGAGTACCCGACCAAGAGCCGTGGTACCCAGGGCGTTATCTCCATCAAGGTGGACGATCGCAACGGCAAGGTCATCGATGCCATCCAGGTTGAAGAGACCGATCAGATCATGCTGATCACCAACGGCGGCACTCTGGTGCGTACCCGTGTGGCCGAGGTGAGCATTATCGGTCGCAACACCGGTGGTGTGCGTCTGATCCGTACCGGTGAAGACGAAACCGTCGTCGGTTTGCAGCGCATCGCCGAAAGCGATGAAGACGAGAACGATGCAGTGGTTGCTGAGGGTGAGGTGTCCGAAGGCACTGATTCCGCAGCAGACGCCGCCGGTTCCGTTGATGGCGAGGCGGGCGACGAGTAA